One part of the Astatotilapia calliptera chromosome 9, fAstCal1.2, whole genome shotgun sequence genome encodes these proteins:
- the cd226 gene encoding LOW QUALITY PROTEIN: CD226 antigen (The sequence of the model RefSeq protein was modified relative to this genomic sequence to represent the inferred CDS: inserted 1 base in 1 codon), producing the protein MKCAPVAQVLXSASRKCSLGASTRLINAAFILPLWGKMEAVQKDCWYFVVLIFLPFLKVAVQQRVPATVRLEEGMVLHCLCPWDGNLSMVSWTKRSEKNPVAVFHPDFGVVLSHRFDGRVEFLKNGPMDGSISIKNVTHQDIGLYECSVQTFPRGPWTRHIQVEDLDEPPEEDPTEPTPTQEAVSNEKLLVEQNSNLTIRCNYQHNGTVNQVILERMLHGQSWTIVGVCKKVEEGLVAEDYSDRGRVSCEDSLDMSLHLTDVTQEDNGFYRCTFNTDAGQQTTTVQLTTVASGWFSLSLYMMYIYIGVGAAGLCLLIAIIIAVMRHRKRNKRKEYRVKLHPSQRQPNFYENIPMCPRIKKSRQIRNCPVYANVQTVRSMKTTSHQRQCNK; encoded by the exons ATGAAGTGCGCCCCAGTAGCTCAAGTGC CAAGTGCTAGCAGGAAGTGTAGCCTGGGTGCCTCCACTCGTCTCATCAATGCAGCTTTCATTCTCCCTCTGTGGGGCAAGATGGAAGCTGTACAAAAGGACTGCTGGTACTTCGTGGTACTtatctttctcccttttcttaaag TTGCTGTCCAGCAGAGAGTGCCTGCTACAGTTAGGCTGGAGGAGGGGATGGTTCTGCATTGCTTGTGCCCCTGGGATGGCAACCTCAGCATGGTGTCTTGGACAAAAAGGtcagaaaaaaatccagtggctgttttccaccctgattttgGAGTGGTTTTATCACATCGTTTCGATGGGAGAGTGGAGTTCCTGAAGAACGGTCCCATGGATGGCAGTATTTCCATAAAGAACGTTACCCATCAGGATATCGGGCTTTACGAGTGCTCTGTTCAGACCTTCCCTCGGGGACCCTGGACCCGGCACATTCAGGTGGAGGATTTAG ATGAGCCACCAGAGGAAGACCCCACAGAGCCCACTCCCACACAGGAGGCCGTTTCAAACGAAAAGCTGCTAGTAGAGCAGAACAGCAACCTGACCATCAGATGTAACTATCAGCATAATGGCACCGTTAACCAGGTCATATTGGAGAGGATGCTGCACGGCCAGTCGTGGACCATTGTTGGAGTGTGCAAGAAGGTGGAGGAAGGCCTGGTGGCGGAGGACTACAGCGACAGGGGCCGGGTCAGCTGTGAGGACAGCCTGGATATGAGTCTGCACTTGACTGACGTGACACAGGAAGACAACGGTTTCTACCGCTGTACTTTTAACACCGATGCAGGACAGCAAACTACCACCGTGCAGCTCACCACTGTGGCTTCAG GTTGGTTCAGCCTGTCGTTATACATGATGTACATTTACATCGGGGTTGGAGCTGCTGGACTCTGTCTACTTATTGCCATCATCATAGCAGTAATGAGGCACAG aaagaggaacaagagaAAGGAGTACAGAGTGAAACTGCATCCATCCCAGAGACAG CCAAACTTCTATGAGAACATCCCCATGTGTCCCAGgataaagaagtccagacagaTCAGAAACTGTCCCGTTTATGCCAACGTACAGACCGTCCGATCCATGAAAACCACATCGCACCAACGACAgtgtaataaataa